One part of the Hydrogenobacter sp. T-2 genome encodes these proteins:
- a CDS encoding hydrogenase small subunit produces the protein METFWETFKRHGVNRRDFLKFATTITGIMGLSPSMIPEVVRALETKPRIPVIWIHGLECTCCSESFIRSATPLASDVVLTMISLEYDDTLSAAAGEDLEKHRKEIIKKYWGNYILAVEGNPPLGEDGMYCIVNGEPFLKHLKESAEGAKAVIAWGSCASWGCVQAAKPNPTTAVPIDKVIKDKPIIKVPGCPPIAEVMTGVIMHLVLFDALPPLDSQGRPKQFYGNRIHDTCYRRAFFNAGQFVERFDDEGAKKGWCLYKVGCRGPTTYNSCGNIRWYNGLSYPIQAGHGCIGCSEDKFWDNGPFYQRLTTIPVPNVEANADKVGMAVAAAAAAGAVAHGVISKLRSKPNKKGGE, from the coding sequence ATGGAGACCTTCTGGGAAACCTTTAAGCGACATGGCGTCAATAGGCGGGACTTTTTAAAGTTTGCCACCACCATAACAGGGATTATGGGGCTTTCACCTTCCATGATTCCTGAGGTGGTTAGAGCCTTAGAGACAAAGCCCAGGATTCCCGTTATCTGGATACATGGTCTTGAGTGCACTTGCTGTTCAGAGTCCTTTATAAGGTCTGCAACTCCTCTTGCCTCCGATGTGGTGCTAACCATGATATCGCTTGAATACGACGATACCCTCTCAGCAGCTGCAGGGGAAGATTTAGAAAAACATAGAAAAGAGATCATCAAGAAATACTGGGGCAATTACATCTTAGCAGTGGAAGGGAACCCACCCCTTGGCGAGGATGGTATGTATTGTATTGTTAACGGCGAGCCATTTTTGAAGCACCTCAAGGAGTCCGCAGAAGGTGCAAAGGCGGTTATAGCTTGGGGTTCTTGTGCCAGTTGGGGATGCGTGCAGGCCGCAAAGCCAAACCCAACCACTGCAGTTCCTATAGATAAGGTTATAAAGGACAAGCCCATAATAAAAGTTCCTGGTTGTCCACCAATAGCGGAGGTCATGACGGGAGTTATAATGCACCTTGTTCTCTTTGATGCCCTTCCTCCCCTTGACTCTCAAGGAAGACCAAAGCAGTTTTATGGCAACAGAATTCACGATACATGCTACAGAAGAGCCTTTTTCAACGCGGGTCAGTTTGTAGAAAGGTTTGACGACGAGGGTGCAAAGAAGGGATGGTGCCTTTATAAGGTGGGTTGTAGGGGTCCGACTACCTACAACTCCTGCGGAAACATTCGTTGGTATAACGGGCTTTCCTATCCTATACAGGCAGGTCATGGTTGTATAGGCTGTTCGGAGGACAAATTCTGGGACAATGGACCCTTCTACCAAAGGCTTACCACCATACCAGTCCCCAATGTGGAGGCAAATGCAGACAAGGTGGGTATGGCGGTTGCGGCTGCAGCGGCGGCTGGTGCGGTAGCCCATGGCGTTATATCAAAGCTGAGGTCAAAACCTAACAAAAAAGGAGGTGAATAA
- a CDS encoding HypC/HybG/HupF family hydrogenase formation chaperone — protein MCLAVPSKVVEIREDNTAVVETFGAKRLVSLELLQDEVAIGDWVLVHVGFAIQKLEEDYALESLKLFEQILEEEDEAYS, from the coding sequence ATGTGTCTTGCTGTGCCTTCAAAGGTCGTTGAGATAAGGGAAGATAATACTGCGGTGGTAGAAACCTTTGGAGCAAAAAGGCTTGTATCCCTTGAGCTTCTTCAGGATGAGGTAGCCATTGGAGATTGGGTTCTTGTTCATGTGGGTTTTGCCATCCAGAAGTTAGAGGAAGACTACGCCCTTGAAAGCCTCAAGCTCTTTGAGCAGATTCTGGAGGAGGAAGATGAGGCTTACAGTTAG
- the hypD gene encoding hydrogenase formation protein HypD, whose protein sequence is MRLTVSFREADAIKRLERAIKASVERLGKVIRIMEFCGGHTHTILKHGVDQLLEGYVRFVHGPGCPVCVLPMQRVDLALELASQEKVILCTYGDVLRVPGSNRKSLLDLRAEGRDVRMLYSCLDTIKIAQENPTKEVVFFAIGFETTTPQTAVLIKKAKEMGIRNLSVVSNHVITPAAIQHILNAPEVREYGKVEIDAFIGPGHVSVIIGTKPYEYFAEEFLKPVVISGFEPLDLMQAVYMIVRQISEKKALVENQYARAVSREGNLKAQRLVAEVFELRKEFEWRGLGIIPYSSLKINSRFADFDAERRFSISLPRPKEHPACICGKIIRGVAQPKDCKLFASVCTPSNPIGSCMVSSEGACNAYYKYRWQG, encoded by the coding sequence ATGAGGCTTACAGTTAGCTTTAGAGAGGCGGATGCTATAAAAAGGCTTGAGAGAGCCATAAAGGCATCTGTGGAAAGGCTGGGCAAGGTCATAAGGATAATGGAGTTTTGCGGAGGACACACTCATACCATACTAAAGCACGGCGTAGACCAGCTCCTTGAGGGTTATGTTCGTTTTGTTCACGGTCCGGGTTGTCCCGTGTGTGTCCTGCCTATGCAGAGGGTTGACCTTGCCCTTGAGTTGGCAAGCCAAGAAAAGGTTATACTTTGCACCTATGGAGATGTGCTGAGAGTCCCAGGCTCAAACAGGAAAAGCCTCCTTGACCTGAGGGCGGAGGGAAGGGATGTTAGAATGCTCTATTCGTGCCTTGACACCATAAAGATAGCCCAAGAAAACCCGACAAAGGAAGTGGTCTTTTTTGCCATAGGCTTTGAAACCACCACTCCACAAACCGCAGTGCTTATAAAAAAGGCTAAGGAGATGGGAATAAGAAACCTCTCTGTGGTTTCAAACCACGTTATCACACCTGCAGCAATACAGCATATTCTCAACGCACCAGAAGTTAGAGAGTATGGAAAAGTGGAAATAGACGCCTTTATAGGTCCTGGGCATGTGAGCGTCATAATAGGGACTAAGCCTTACGAATACTTCGCGGAGGAGTTTTTAAAGCCTGTGGTGATTTCTGGCTTTGAGCCTCTTGACCTTATGCAAGCGGTCTATATGATAGTTAGACAGATATCTGAGAAAAAGGCTCTGGTAGAAAACCAGTATGCGAGGGCGGTAAGTAGAGAAGGAAACCTCAAGGCTCAGAGACTGGTTGCTGAAGTTTTTGAGCTAAGAAAGGAATTTGAATGGCGTGGTCTTGGCATTATACCTTACAGCTCTCTTAAGATAAATTCAAGGTTTGCGGACTTTGACGCCGAAAGAAGGTTTTCAATCAGCCTGCCAAGACCAAAGGAGCATCCAGCTTGTATATGCGGTAAGATTATAAGAGGTGTTGCACAGCCTAAGGATTGCAAGCTCTTTGCCAGTGTCTGCACGCCATCAAACCCGATAGGCTCCTGCATGGTCTCCTCTGAAGGTGCCTGTAATGCCTACTATAAATATAGGTGGCAGGGATGA
- a CDS encoding nickel-dependent hydrogenase large subunit: MARVVVDPVTRIEGHLRIELIVDEKSGKVVDAVSCGTMWRGIELILKGRDPRDAWAFAQRICGVCTSIHALASVRAVEDALEIKIPKNANYIRNIMYGTLQAHDHVVHFYHLHALDWVSPVEALKADPVQTAVLQNQLLEKYGAIADLMPDPIGRRAYPKKFPKATPGYFRAFQEKIKKVVESGQLGIFAAHWWDHPDYKLLPPEVHLMAVAHYLNMLDVQREMFIPQVVFGGKNPHPHYIVGGMMCSISLNDMNAPINVERLAVVEDALYTQAEAVNLFYLVDLLAIGHIYVQKGQTYGGGLAKKRVIGYGEFPDEPYSGIKNGDYHEQVLYHCNGVVEDFAEGIEKAKYYPLVGKDFADPEVIQEYVAHSWYKYPDESKGLHPWDGITEPHYTRPKEGTKTHWKYLDEKGKYSWIKSPRWKGKPCEVGPLARYIVVYTAVKQGHIKPSWMDEMIVRQIDFVSKVLELPPHVWLPTTVGRTATRGLEAQVGVAGNLYFMKKLYDNIKAGDTSVANTERWEPSTWPKETKGIGLTEAPRGALGHWVIIKDGKIANYQCVVPTTWNGGARDPMGGQGAFEECMKDTPLKVVNKPLEVLRGIHSFDPCLACSTHLYDTEGKEILEIKVQGSQPLCY; encoded by the coding sequence ATGGCAAGGGTTGTAGTTGACCCAGTAACAAGGATTGAGGGACATCTCAGGATTGAGCTTATAGTGGATGAAAAGTCCGGTAAGGTGGTGGATGCGGTATCCTGTGGAACCATGTGGAGGGGTATTGAGCTCATTCTCAAGGGCAGGGACCCAAGGGATGCATGGGCTTTTGCCCAAAGAATATGCGGAGTTTGCACTTCTATACATGCCCTCGCATCGGTAAGGGCGGTAGAAGATGCTCTTGAGATAAAAATCCCTAAAAACGCTAACTATATAAGGAATATCATGTATGGCACACTGCAGGCGCATGATCACGTGGTGCATTTTTATCATCTACACGCCCTTGATTGGGTTTCTCCTGTAGAAGCCCTTAAGGCTGACCCCGTGCAGACCGCAGTGCTTCAAAACCAGCTCCTTGAAAAGTATGGTGCCATAGCAGACCTTATGCCAGACCCAATTGGAAGGAGGGCGTATCCCAAGAAGTTTCCAAAAGCGACACCCGGATACTTCAGAGCCTTCCAAGAAAAGATAAAGAAGGTTGTAGAAAGCGGTCAGCTTGGTATCTTTGCAGCACACTGGTGGGACCACCCAGACTACAAACTTCTACCACCAGAGGTTCACCTTATGGCGGTAGCCCACTACCTTAACATGCTTGATGTGCAAAGGGAGATGTTTATCCCTCAGGTAGTCTTTGGTGGCAAAAACCCACACCCTCACTACATAGTAGGCGGTATGATGTGTTCTATTTCTCTTAACGATATGAATGCACCTATAAATGTAGAAAGGCTTGCGGTGGTTGAAGACGCCTTATACACACAGGCGGAGGCGGTGAACCTCTTTTACCTTGTAGACCTTTTGGCTATAGGGCACATATATGTGCAAAAGGGTCAGACCTACGGAGGAGGGCTTGCTAAGAAAAGGGTAATAGGCTACGGTGAGTTTCCCGACGAGCCTTACAGCGGGATAAAGAACGGAGATTATCACGAGCAGGTGCTCTATCACTGTAACGGCGTTGTAGAAGACTTCGCAGAAGGTATAGAGAAGGCTAAGTATTATCCCCTTGTGGGAAAGGACTTTGCGGACCCAGAGGTAATCCAAGAATATGTAGCCCATTCGTGGTATAAGTATCCCGATGAGAGCAAGGGCCTACATCCTTGGGACGGTATAACTGAGCCCCACTACACAAGACCAAAGGAAGGAACCAAGACCCATTGGAAGTATCTTGATGAAAAAGGAAAATACTCGTGGATAAAGTCTCCAAGGTGGAAGGGTAAGCCCTGCGAAGTGGGACCACTTGCAAGGTATATAGTGGTCTATACGGCTGTAAAGCAGGGTCATATAAAACCCAGTTGGATGGATGAGATGATAGTAAGGCAGATAGACTTCGTTTCTAAGGTGCTTGAATTACCCCCACATGTATGGCTTCCCACAACCGTCGGAAGGACTGCGACCAGAGGTCTTGAGGCACAGGTAGGGGTGGCGGGAAACCTCTACTTTATGAAAAAGCTCTACGATAACATAAAGGCAGGGGATACATCCGTTGCCAACACAGAAAGGTGGGAACCATCCACCTGGCCCAAAGAAACAAAGGGTATAGGACTTACAGAGGCACCAAGGGGTGCACTTGGACACTGGGTGATAATAAAGGATGGAAAGATAGCCAACTATCAATGTGTGGTTCCCACCACATGGAACGGAGGAGCAAGAGACCCCATGGGAGGTCAGGGTGCTTTTGAAGAATGCATGAAGGACACACCCCTTAAGGTGGTCAATAAGCCCCTTGAAGTCCTCAGAGGCATCCATTCCTTTGACCCATGCCTTGCCTGTTCAACGCACCTTTATGACACAGAGGGCAAAGAGATCCTTGAGATAAAGGTTCAAGGCTCACAGCCCCTATGCTACTGA
- a CDS encoding hydrogenase maturation protein — protein sequence MRVLMFCHRFNSLSQRFYCELSEAGHEVSIELDVHPNLMVEAVSIFKPDLIIAPFLKRKIPRAIWENYITLVVHPGPPGDRGPNALDWAILEEEKEWGVCMLSAVEEYDAGDVWAYRTFPMRRAKKSSIYRREVTEGAVECLWEVMESLERGRVEVKPQENGRFRPTVDKRLRAINWQTDRTEDVLKKVYSGDGQPGALASIGGKEYYLFNAFPEGYLRGKPGELIAKRDEAVCIATTDGAVWIGHLREKGRYGIKLPAVRVLPEVLIEGLREEPLKPWETVDFPTYREIVYTEHKNIAYIDFEFYNGAMSTQQCERLLDVIKYAKKRPVKAIVLLGGEDFFSNGMNLNTIEASESPADESWRNINAIDDLCEEILTTLDKLTVAGIRGNAGAGGVFFALCCDLVFARKGVVLNPHYKNIGNLYGSEFWTYTLPKRVGWEKGKEIMENRMPISSEKAFRLGLIDGVLGNSPEDFLEKIKAFLQDFVDSAEFENFIMRKKEERLKDWSKKPLRSYREEELENMRLNFYGFDTSYHIARYYFVRRFLPFRTPPYLALHRRLSP from the coding sequence ATGAGGGTTCTTATGTTCTGCCATAGGTTCAATTCCCTTTCCCAGAGGTTCTATTGCGAGCTTTCTGAAGCTGGTCATGAAGTCTCTATAGAGCTGGATGTTCACCCAAACCTTATGGTGGAAGCGGTAAGCATCTTCAAGCCTGACCTAATTATAGCACCCTTCTTAAAGAGAAAGATACCAAGAGCTATCTGGGAAAATTACATAACCTTGGTTGTCCATCCCGGACCTCCAGGCGACAGGGGTCCCAATGCCCTTGACTGGGCTATCCTTGAAGAGGAAAAGGAATGGGGTGTATGTATGCTTTCCGCTGTGGAGGAATACGATGCGGGAGATGTATGGGCATACAGAACCTTTCCCATGCGAAGGGCAAAAAAGTCAAGCATATACAGGAGAGAGGTAACTGAAGGTGCTGTTGAGTGCTTGTGGGAAGTAATGGAAAGCCTTGAAAGGGGAAGGGTGGAAGTAAAACCGCAAGAAAATGGACGCTTTAGACCCACTGTGGATAAGAGGCTAAGGGCTATTAACTGGCAGACAGACCGCACAGAGGATGTGCTTAAAAAGGTCTACTCAGGCGATGGTCAGCCCGGTGCACTCGCCTCTATAGGGGGAAAAGAATACTATCTCTTTAATGCCTTTCCTGAAGGATATCTCAGGGGTAAACCGGGTGAATTGATAGCTAAAAGGGACGAGGCGGTGTGTATAGCGACTACGGACGGTGCTGTTTGGATAGGTCATCTCAGGGAAAAGGGAAGATATGGAATAAAGCTACCAGCAGTAAGAGTTTTACCCGAGGTCTTAATTGAAGGTTTAAGAGAAGAGCCTCTAAAACCTTGGGAGACGGTAGACTTTCCCACTTACAGAGAGATAGTTTACACAGAACACAAAAACATAGCATACATAGACTTTGAGTTCTACAATGGAGCCATGTCTACCCAGCAGTGTGAAAGACTGCTTGATGTTATAAAATACGCAAAGAAAAGACCCGTAAAAGCTATAGTCCTTCTTGGTGGTGAGGATTTCTTTTCCAACGGCATGAACCTAAATACCATAGAAGCGTCCGAAAGCCCAGCGGATGAGTCTTGGAGAAACATAAACGCCATAGATGACCTATGCGAAGAGATACTTACAACACTTGATAAGTTAACTGTGGCAGGCATAAGAGGCAATGCAGGAGCTGGCGGTGTTTTCTTTGCCCTTTGTTGCGACCTTGTTTTTGCGAGAAAAGGAGTGGTGCTTAACCCACACTACAAGAATATAGGAAACCTTTATGGCTCTGAGTTCTGGACCTACACACTTCCCAAAAGAGTAGGCTGGGAAAAGGGAAAGGAAATAATGGAAAACCGAATGCCCATAAGCTCTGAAAAGGCTTTCAGGCTTGGATTGATAGACGGAGTTTTAGGTAATTCTCCTGAGGACTTTCTGGAAAAAATCAAAGCCTTCCTACAAGACTTTGTAGACTCGGCGGAGTTTGAGAACTTTATAATGAGAAAAAAAGAAGAAAGGCTCAAAGACTGGAGCAAAAAACCCTTAAGGTCTTACAGAGAAGAGGAGCTTGAAAATATGAGGCTTAACTTCTACGGCTTTGATACAAGCTATCACATAGCTCGCTACTATTTTGTTAGAAGGTTTTTACCCTTCAGGACACCACCTTACCTGGCCCTCCATAGAAGGTTAAGCCCTTAA